The region ATTTCTACGCTGAACGCGGCAAGCACATCATCACGGTCAAGACCGAGCACAAGGCGGTGCTGGATACCTGTCGTGAACTGGAGCGCCAAGGTTTTGAAGTCACCTACCTGGACGTGCTGGATAACGGCCTGATCGACCTGAACGTGTTCAAGGCGGCACTGCGGCCGGACACCATCCTGGTTTCGGTGATGTTCGTGAACAACGAAATCGGCGTGATCCAGGACATCGAGACGCTGGGCGAAATCTGCCGCGAAAAGGGCATCATTTTCCACGTCGACGCCGCGCAGGCGACCGGCAAGGTGGAAATCGACCTGCAGAAGTTGAAAGTCGATCTGATGTCCTTCTCGGCGCACAAGACCTACGGTCCCAAGGGTATCGGCGCGCAGTACGTGCGCCGCAAGCCGCGTATCCGTATCGAAGCGCAGATCCATGGCGGTGGCCATGAGCGCGGTTTCCGCTCCGGCACGTTGCCTACTCACCAGATCGTCGGCATGGGCGAAGCCTTCCGCCTGGCGCGCGAGGAAATGGGCACGGAAAACGAGCGTATCCGTATGCTGCGTGACCGTCTGTGGGCGGGCCTGTCGCAGATCGAAGAGGTTTACCTCAACGGTGACATGGAACAGCGTGTGCCCCATAACCTCAACGTCAGCTTCAACTATGTTGAAGGCGAGTCCTTGATCATGGCGGTGAAGGAATTGGCCGTGTCCAGCGGTTCCGCCTGCACGTCGGCAAGCCTGGAGCCTTCCTACGTATTGCGTGCCCTGGGCCGCAACGACGAGCTGGCCCACAGTTCGATCCGCTTCACCATCGGCCGCTTCACCACCGAGCAGGAAATCGACTTCACGGTTGACTTGCTCAAGAGCCGGGTCGGCAAGCTGCGCGACATGTCGCCGCTGTGGGAAATGGCCAAGGAAGGCATCGATTTGAATTCCGTGCAGTGGGCTGCGCACTGAAATAGAGACATCACCAGACGACGCACGATGAAGTGTGGCGTGGAGAAAACATCATGGCATATAGCGAAAAAGTTCTGGATCACTACGAAAACCCCCGCAACGTCGGTTCCTTCGAAAAGGGCGACGACTCCGTGGGCACCGGCATGGTCGGCGCGCCCGCCTGTGGCGACGTGATGAAGTTGCAGATCAAGGTCGGCACCGACGGCGTCATTGAAGATGCACGGTTCAAGACCTATGGCTGTGGCTCGGCCATCGCCTCCAGCTCCCTGGTCACCGAATGGGTGAAGGGCAAGACGCTGGACGAGGCGCTGAACATCCGCAATACGCAGATCGCCGAGGAACTGGCTTTGCCGCCGGTGAAGATCCACTGTTCGATCCTGGCGGAAGACGCCATCAAGGCGGCTGTGCTGGATTACAAAGAAAAGCACGCGGTGAATTGATCATGGCTGTTACGCTCACTCAGCAGGCGGCGAACCACATCGACCGCTATTTGCAACGCCGCGGCAAGGGTGTGGGCTTGCGCTTGGGCGTCAGGACCACCGGCTGCTCAGGCATGGCCTACAAGCTGGAATACGTGGACGCGCCCGACCCGGCCGACGAAGTGTTCGAAAGCCACGGCGTCAAGGTGTTCGTCGATGCCAAGAGCCTGTCGTATATCGACGGCACCGAGCTCGACTACGCCCGCGAAGGCCTGAACGAAGGGTTCAAGTTCCGTAATCCCAACGAAAAGGCGACCTGCGGCTGCGGCGAGTCGTTCACGGTGTAGTGTTGGCCGCTGACGATCACTTCAGCTTGTTTGGTTTGCAGGCGCGGTTCGCGCTTGATGTCCCGGCCCTGGAACGCGAGTGGCGCGTGGTGGCGGCGCAAGTCCACCCCGACCGTTTCGCCACCGCGGCACCGGCGGAAAAGCGGGTTGCCATGCAGTGGGCGGCGCGCGCCAATGAAGCCTATCGCACCCTGCGCGACCCGCTGTTGCGGGCGCGCTATCTCTGCGAACAGGCCGGTGTCGACCTGCAGACGGAAAGCAATACGTCCATGGATCGCGCTTTCCTGATGCAGCAGATGGAATGGCGCGAAATGCTGGACGAAGCCCGCGCCTCCCGCGACAATGCGCACGCTTTCGACGCCTTGCGCGCGGAGCTGGCGCAGGCCGACGCGGCCATGCAGGAAGTCCTGGCGGACTTGCTGGATGCCCAAGGCGACGTAGCCGCGGCCGGCGCGAAGATCAGGGAGTGGATGTTCGTGCGCAAAATGGGCCAGGAAGTGGCGCAGGCGGTGCAGTCCGGGCATCCTGCCGATTAGCGATCACGGTTCCGCGCTGGCGCGGAGCCGTACAACGGCGCCACGGCTTAGTCCGGCGCCGTTCAACGATACGAATCCATCATGGCTCTATTGCAGATTTCAGAACCCGGTGACTCGCCCGCGCCGCATCAGCGCAAGCTGGCGGTGGGCATAGACCTGGGTACGACCAATTCTCTGGTGGCGGCGGTGCGCAGCAGCGTGCCGGAAGTCCTGGTGGACGAGCAGGGGCGTGCCCTGCTGCCGTCGGCGGTGCGCTACCTGGCCGATGGCCAGCGGCTGGTGGGGCATGATGCCCTGACCGCGCAGGCTGAAGATCCGGCCAACTCCATCGTGTCCGTCAAACGCTTCATGGGCCGCTCGGCCGAAGACGCGCGTGCCAGCGGCGCCGCCTATGATTTCGTGGATGCCCCGGGCATGGCGCGCTTGCGCACCGTGCAAGGCGAGCTGAGCCCGGTCGAGGTGTCCGCGCACATCCTGGAACGCCTGCGTCTGCGCGCTGAAGCCGTGCTGGGTGACGATCTGGTGGGCGCGGTGATCACCGTGCCGGCTTATTTCGACGACGCGCAGCGCCAGGCCACGCGCGATGCCGCCCGGCTGGCGGGCTTGAGCGTCCTGCGCCTGCTCAACGAGCCGACCGCGGCCGCCATCGCCTACGGGCTGGAAAACGCCGCCGAAGGCGTCTATGCCGTGTATGACCTGGGTGGCGGCACCTTCGATATCTCCATCCTGCGCCTGACCAAGGGCGTCTTCGAAGTCATTTCCACTGGCGGCGACACGGCCCTGGGCGGCGACGATTTCGACGCGCTGGTCGCGGCTTACGTGCTGGATGCCGTGGCCGGTGAGACGGCCGAGTGGTCGCGCCACGATCGTCGTGCGCTGACCGTGGCCGCCAAGGCCGCCCGCGAGCGCTTGACCGCGGCCGAGTCCACCACGGTGGATGTGCGCCTGCAGGACGGCCGCACGGTCAGCCAGGCGCTGACGCGTGCCCAGTTCGAGGACATGGCCGCCGCGCTGATCGAACGCACCTTGGCCACCGCGCGCCGCGCGCTGCATGATGCCAATCTGGAAAAAGCCGACGTGCGTGGCGTGGTGATGGTCGGCGGCGCCACGCGCATGCCGGTCGTGCGCGCCAAGGTGGGCGAGTTCTTCGGCCAGACGCCCTTGACGGACCTGGATCCGGATCAAGTGGTGGCGCTGGGTGCGGCGCTGCAGGCCAATCTGCTGGCAGGCAATCGCGCGCCGGGTGAGGACTGGCTGTTGCTGGACGTCATCCCGTTGTCGCTGGGCCTGGAAACCATGGGTGGACTGGTCGAGCGGATCATTCCGCGCAACAGCACCATTCCCGTGGCGCGCGCGCAGGAGTTCACCACCTTCAAGGACGGGCAGGGGGCCATGAGCTTCCACGTTTTGCAGGGCGAGCGCGAGCTGGTCACCGACAACCGTTCGCTGGCGCGTTTCGAATTGCGCGGCATTCCGCCCATGGTGGCGGGCGCCGCCCGTATTCGCGTGACCTTCCAGGTCGATGCCGACGGGTTGCTGGGTGTGACGGCGCGCGAGCAGAGCACCGGCGTGGAAGCGTCGGTCACCGTCAAGCCTTCCTATGGTCTGTCCGACGACGAAATCAGCCGCATGCTGGCCGACGGCATGGCGTCGGCCGACGCCGATGCACAGGCGCGCATGTTGCGTGAGCAACAGGTCGAAGCGCGCCAGCTGGTCGAGTCGGTGCAAGCCGCGCTGGGCGCCGACGGCGACCTGCTGGACACTGAAGAGCGCGCCAAGG is a window of Bordetella sp. N DNA encoding:
- the hscA gene encoding Fe-S protein assembly chaperone HscA: MALLQISEPGDSPAPHQRKLAVGIDLGTTNSLVAAVRSSVPEVLVDEQGRALLPSAVRYLADGQRLVGHDALTAQAEDPANSIVSVKRFMGRSAEDARASGAAYDFVDAPGMARLRTVQGELSPVEVSAHILERLRLRAEAVLGDDLVGAVITVPAYFDDAQRQATRDAARLAGLSVLRLLNEPTAAAIAYGLENAAEGVYAVYDLGGGTFDISILRLTKGVFEVISTGGDTALGGDDFDALVAAYVLDAVAGETAEWSRHDRRALTVAAKAARERLTAAESTTVDVRLQDGRTVSQALTRAQFEDMAAALIERTLATARRALHDANLEKADVRGVVMVGGATRMPVVRAKVGEFFGQTPLTDLDPDQVVALGAALQANLLAGNRAPGEDWLLLDVIPLSLGLETMGGLVERIIPRNSTIPVARAQEFTTFKDGQGAMSFHVLQGERELVTDNRSLARFELRGIPPMVAGAARIRVTFQVDADGLLGVTAREQSTGVEASVTVKPSYGLSDDEISRMLADGMASADADAQARMLREQQVEARQLVESVQAALGADGDLLDTEERAKVDAALVAAAAAQELTDTDAVRAAVQALSDVTEDFAARRMDRSIRRALSGRKLDEIA
- the hscB gene encoding Fe-S protein assembly co-chaperone HscB; protein product: MAADDHFSLFGLQARFALDVPALEREWRVVAAQVHPDRFATAAPAEKRVAMQWAARANEAYRTLRDPLLRARYLCEQAGVDLQTESNTSMDRAFLMQQMEWREMLDEARASRDNAHAFDALRAELAQADAAMQEVLADLLDAQGDVAAAGAKIREWMFVRKMGQEVAQAVQSGHPAD
- a CDS encoding IscS subfamily cysteine desulfurase; amino-acid sequence: MTTRPIYLDYSATTPVDPRVVDKMVPWLYENYGNPASRSHAFGWEAEDAVERAREEVAKLVNADPREIIWTSGATESDNLAIKGAANFYAERGKHIITVKTEHKAVLDTCRELERQGFEVTYLDVLDNGLIDLNVFKAALRPDTILVSVMFVNNEIGVIQDIETLGEICREKGIIFHVDAAQATGKVEIDLQKLKVDLMSFSAHKTYGPKGIGAQYVRRKPRIRIEAQIHGGGHERGFRSGTLPTHQIVGMGEAFRLAREEMGTENERIRMLRDRLWAGLSQIEEVYLNGDMEQRVPHNLNVSFNYVEGESLIMAVKELAVSSGSACTSASLEPSYVLRALGRNDELAHSSIRFTIGRFTTEQEIDFTVDLLKSRVGKLRDMSPLWEMAKEGIDLNSVQWAAH
- the iscU gene encoding Fe-S cluster assembly scaffold IscU, translating into MAYSEKVLDHYENPRNVGSFEKGDDSVGTGMVGAPACGDVMKLQIKVGTDGVIEDARFKTYGCGSAIASSSLVTEWVKGKTLDEALNIRNTQIAEELALPPVKIHCSILAEDAIKAAVLDYKEKHAVN
- the iscA gene encoding iron-sulfur cluster assembly protein IscA → MAVTLTQQAANHIDRYLQRRGKGVGLRLGVRTTGCSGMAYKLEYVDAPDPADEVFESHGVKVFVDAKSLSYIDGTELDYAREGLNEGFKFRNPNEKATCGCGESFTV